The window TCTTAACCCGATGGAGCATCCGTTTTATGCCGTTGATATTACCAACGCGCCGCCGCACGCGTACGGCGATCAGCATTGCGGCGACGAGCCATTTTTTGCTGAACGCGCAAGTCGTCAGGTCTTCGCAGTGGTTCGCTGCCTAAGGTGATCGGACGACCTACGTCATTTCGCATCATCTGGCGGCAACAAACGGCCGATTCTGATGTCCCAACGATCGACGTCCAGGACGCGGGCGTTGTGCGGACTGTTGTCTAGCGATTTTACCTACGCCAGCTTTGGCAACAGCACCGTTTGTTGCAAAAGCTCCTGCGCATTCCTGCGAATCGGGGATCATTCGTGCGAAGGTGGAGAAAGTGGGCACTCATCCGGGCGAGACGGAGAAAGTCGTGACCCATCAATACAAAAAGCTTCGTCGTAACTACTTACGACGAAGCTTCTCTAGTGGAGCGGAAGGGAGTCGAACCCTCGACCTCTGCATTGCGAACGCGCCGCCAAGCCCCGAGGAGCCGTCGCCCCACAGGTACGACGGTGTCATTCGCCTAGGTCGAGGCAATCCTGGATTTTAGTCTGCTCAGGACCGAGTCAGCGGAGGCGACCGATTGGTTGTCTGGTCCTCCCAAAACGGGGAGTTGATCTCGCGATATCGCCCGACATTCGGTCACAAACAGGCGAAACGGCGGCCGGCGCAGCGGCGGCTTCGCGTCGCGGCAACCGACGAATTCTGGTACGCTCGACGTCCAAATGTGTGCGAGGTGTCTCGCAATGGCCCAGTGGACGGACGGCTGGGATCGTTGCAGAGCGGTCAGTGAAATCTGTCGCAGAACGCGACTGGGAAAGGAATCCCATCTAGATGCAAGCGCAAACTGCATCCTGCTCAGGACATATGGCTGACATGGATCGCCTTTTAATGCTCTTCCGCGCATTCCGGGAGCGAAACGACGAGGCATTTCGTCGTGTGGCAGAAGCAATTATCTCTGCTGAATTGGCTGCCAATCATCATAGTTACGCACGGGATCTTCAAAAGGCGCTTGCCCCAGGCCATTCGCCACGCGTCTCAAACCGCAAGATGAATGGGCTGTCTAGTTTGCCGAAGGACCGGCGCAATGGCGAGCAGCTTGTGGCAATCCAGCAACCTTCGTTGGACCTGTCGAGACTAGTGTTTTTGCCAGACGCAAAGGAGCGTATCAGTCGTGTTGTCGAAGAGCATGGTCAGCGAGTAAAGCTTGCGAGCTTCGGTCTGAAACCAAAGTCAAAGCTCTTGTTCTGGGGTCCCCCCGGATGCGGCAAGACAATGACGGCTCACTGGCTTGCTCAGAAAATGGGGCTGCCGATTGGTCTAGTTCGGCTCAACGCGTTAATAACAAGTTACCTCGGGGAAACTGCTTCGCACATTCAACGTGTATTCGACTTGGCGCAATCAATGCCGATGTTATTACTACTGGACGAGGTTGACGCCATCGGGAAGGATAGAGACGATGCACACGACGTCGGTGAGCTTAAGCGTGTAGTGAATAGTATGTTGCAAGCTGTAGACTCGTTTAATTCTTCTGAGAGCATTCTAGTTGCCGCGAGCAATCATCAACACCTACTTGATCCAGCGCTTTGGCGCCGTTTCGACGAGATCGTATTATTCCCTAAGCCAGGACCAGTTGAGATTCGTACGTACCTCAAGCATTTGCTAAACGGCGTGTCAGTCGCTGACGGAATTGAGCCAATTTGCCGAAGTATGAAGGCGCTTTCTTTTGCGGAGATCGAGCGAAACGTAACTGAGGCTGTGAAGTCGATGATACTAGAGGATCGTCCGAATTTAAAAACGGCGGAAATTGTGACGGAAGTTAGACGGTTTAAGAAGTCACAAGCGGCTGCCCGCCAAAAGCCACCGCGAAAGCGGACAGACCAATGAATCCTGGTTTCCCACCGTTACCGCTGCCCATTCCTGAATCCCGCCAAAGGCGCCCAGAGAAGCCGCGAAGGGTACCACTTCCTGCCGAGCTATTGGAACGTCGAAGCGAAATTGCCCAAGTTCTGGGTATAAAGGTCGATGCCCTTTCGAACCACCTTCGAAGTCTGAACGAGGAAGAGCGACGGGCGGTGTTCTACAAGCTTGAGCACGACGGCCCGATTAGATTGGACGGAACAGGGCTGAAGAAGATCTCAGAACCATCACCCGATATTACGCTTGCGGTGCCTAAGGCGGATGACCTTGATAAGCTCGCGGAGAAAATCGTCCAGTTTGGCTCCGGCGCAGTGCGTCAAGGGCACGCTCCCCATGAGTTTCTCGTATTTCTCCGAGAAATAGTGGAGGCTGATCCTAAGGATCGCATTAGTCCAGAGCTGCGGGAAAACTACGCGACACTGATCACGCAAGATTGGGTGATTTGTGAGATCGAGCTGTTGTCTCTTCGCGGCGGCCACAATCAGCAGAGAGTTGAAATCGTCGGGTGGCTACGGAGATATAACCGAAAGTTGTGGATGAGTTGAGTTGAAAAAGGCGGCGTACTTGGGTTTGAATTTGGTTGATTACGGACCCAATTCCCCAGGAGTACGCCACCATGCCCGAGAGTATCAATTCGACGTTGTCCTTGCCAG is drawn from Pirellulales bacterium and contains these coding sequences:
- a CDS encoding ATP-binding protein; this encodes MQAQTASCSGHMADMDRLLMLFRAFRERNDEAFRRVAEAIISAELAANHHSYARDLQKALAPGHSPRVSNRKMNGLSSLPKDRRNGEQLVAIQQPSLDLSRLVFLPDAKERISRVVEEHGQRVKLASFGLKPKSKLLFWGPPGCGKTMTAHWLAQKMGLPIGLVRLNALITSYLGETASHIQRVFDLAQSMPMLLLLDEVDAIGKDRDDAHDVGELKRVVNSMLQAVDSFNSSESILVAASNHQHLLDPALWRRFDEIVLFPKPGPVEIRTYLKHLLNGVSVADGIEPICRSMKALSFAEIERNVTEAVKSMILEDRPNLKTAEIVTEVRRFKKSQAAARQKPPRKRTDQ